In a single window of the Actinomycetota bacterium genome:
- a CDS encoding alpha/beta hydrolase fold domain-containing protein, producing the protein MSAGNGRSGAQPDVDVVIAGAGFAGLYLLHRLRELGFTAKVFEAADDVGGTWYWNRYPGARCDIPTTDYTYSFDPALETEWTWSEKYATQPEILRYLDFVATKYDLRRDISFATRVDAARWDDDAALWRLRVSNGTDVTCRYYVMATGCLSLPKEPDIEGVGTFAGELYHTSRWPHEGVDFTGKRVGVVGTGSSGIQSIPLIAAEAAELTVFQRTPNFSFPAHNGAIAPSRRAALAADPAAYREAAKWSRGGIPGEPPQLATFSVSPEERQARYEAAWEAGELFEMLGVFNDVLVNQAANDELASFLRSKIRSIVADPETAEALCPVDHAFGTKRPCLDTGYFATFNLPHVRLVDLRKHPIRAVTPTGIDTVDESFELDALVLATGFDAMTGAIVAVDISGRDGVSLKEKWAQGPTTYLGLTTTGFPNMFMITGPGSPSVLSNMAVSIEQHVDWVADCLADMRTSGFDTIEPTPEAESGWVHHVNDCADITLYPTANSWYMGANVPGKPRVFLPYVGGVDGYRGACDEVVSRGYLGFALSGPGGEQCNDGIVRRLQPDVAMVLEMMAALGLPTMETMTPADARAFSEAMAAERPPGPDVGETVDGVLPGAGGEQLAYRLYRPATPGPHPIVVYFHGGGWLIGSEVSDDPLCRDLCVRSGLIVVSVNYRHAPETRFPGAADDALAAVRWVADHAAQLGGAPGRLAVAGYSAGANLAAVVCQLARDEGGPDIAGQVLLNPVTDCDFSRSSYLENGDDYILTTVLMRWFWDNYADPADRTDPKASPLRATDLRGLPPALVVTAEFDLLRDEGAAYAEALAAAGVAARHLPARGQVHTSVGMVDVVLSGAPVRAEMAEALRGFFSDAR; encoded by the coding sequence ATGAGTGCAGGCAACGGCCGGTCGGGCGCGCAGCCCGACGTAGACGTCGTCATCGCCGGCGCCGGCTTCGCCGGGCTGTATCTGCTGCACCGGCTGCGCGAACTGGGCTTCACGGCCAAGGTCTTCGAGGCTGCCGACGACGTCGGCGGTACGTGGTACTGGAACCGCTACCCCGGCGCCCGCTGCGACATCCCGACCACCGACTACACGTACAGCTTCGATCCCGCACTGGAGACGGAGTGGACGTGGTCGGAGAAGTACGCGACCCAGCCCGAGATCCTGCGCTATCTCGACTTCGTCGCCACGAAGTACGACCTGCGCCGCGACATCTCCTTCGCCACGCGCGTGGACGCCGCCCGCTGGGACGACGACGCGGCGCTGTGGCGGTTGCGGGTGAGCAACGGTACGGACGTGACGTGCCGCTACTACGTGATGGCCACCGGATGCCTTTCGCTGCCGAAGGAGCCCGACATCGAAGGTGTCGGGACCTTCGCCGGCGAGCTGTACCACACCAGCCGCTGGCCCCACGAGGGCGTTGACTTCACCGGCAAGAGAGTGGGCGTGGTCGGTACCGGTTCGTCGGGCATCCAGTCCATCCCGCTCATCGCCGCCGAGGCCGCCGAGCTGACGGTGTTCCAGCGCACGCCGAACTTCTCGTTCCCCGCGCACAACGGTGCGATCGCCCCGAGCCGGCGGGCGGCACTCGCGGCCGATCCGGCGGCGTATCGGGAGGCGGCCAAGTGGTCTCGCGGGGGGATCCCAGGCGAGCCGCCCCAGCTCGCCACGTTCTCGGTGTCGCCCGAAGAGCGCCAAGCCCGCTACGAGGCCGCGTGGGAGGCCGGCGAGCTGTTCGAGATGCTCGGGGTCTTCAACGACGTCCTCGTGAACCAGGCGGCGAACGACGAGCTGGCATCGTTCTTGCGCTCCAAGATCCGCTCGATCGTCGCTGATCCGGAGACCGCCGAGGCGCTGTGCCCCGTCGACCATGCCTTCGGGACGAAGCGTCCGTGCCTGGACACCGGCTACTTCGCCACCTTCAACCTGCCCCACGTCCGCCTCGTCGACCTGCGCAAGCACCCGATCCGCGCCGTCACCCCGACCGGGATCGACACCGTCGACGAGTCGTTCGAGCTCGATGCGCTCGTGCTGGCCACCGGCTTCGACGCGATGACGGGAGCGATCGTCGCCGTCGACATCTCCGGCCGCGACGGGGTCTCCTTGAAGGAGAAGTGGGCGCAAGGTCCGACCACCTACCTCGGGCTGACCACCACGGGCTTCCCCAACATGTTCATGATCACCGGCCCGGGCAGCCCGTCGGTGCTGTCGAACATGGCGGTGTCCATCGAGCAGCACGTCGACTGGGTGGCCGACTGCCTGGCGGACATGCGTACGTCGGGGTTCGACACGATCGAGCCGACACCAGAAGCCGAGTCCGGCTGGGTGCACCATGTCAACGACTGCGCCGACATCACGCTCTACCCGACGGCCAACTCTTGGTACATGGGCGCGAACGTGCCCGGCAAGCCGCGGGTGTTCCTGCCCTACGTCGGCGGCGTCGACGGCTACCGCGGCGCCTGCGACGAGGTCGTCAGCCGGGGGTATCTCGGCTTTGCCCTGTCGGGTCCCGGCGGGGAGCAGTGCAACGACGGCATCGTGCGCCGGCTGCAGCCCGACGTGGCGATGGTGCTGGAGATGATGGCGGCCCTCGGCCTGCCGACGATGGAGACGATGACACCGGCCGACGCTCGTGCCTTCTCCGAAGCGATGGCTGCCGAGCGCCCACCAGGCCCAGACGTCGGTGAGACGGTCGACGGCGTGCTCCCCGGCGCCGGCGGTGAGCAGCTGGCGTACCGCTTGTACAGGCCCGCTACGCCGGGACCCCACCCGATCGTCGTCTACTTCCACGGCGGTGGCTGGCTGATCGGCAGCGAGGTCTCCGACGACCCGCTGTGTCGCGACCTGTGCGTGCGCTCCGGACTGATCGTGGTGTCCGTCAACTACCGGCACGCGCCCGAGACCCGCTTCCCCGGCGCGGCCGACGACGCGCTCGCGGCCGTGCGCTGGGTGGCCGACCACGCAGCTCAGCTCGGGGGTGCACCGGGTCGGCTGGCGGTCGCCGGCTACAGCGCCGGTGCCAACCTCGCCGCGGTCGTGTGCCAGCTGGCTCGCGACGAAGGCGGGCCGGACATCGCGGGACAGGTGTTGCTCAACCCTGTCACCGACTGCGACTTCTCTCGCTCCTCGTACCTCGAGAACGGCGACGACTACATCTTGACCACCGTTCTGATGCGCTGGTTCTGGGACAACTACGCCGACCCCGCCGACCGGACCGACCCCAAGGCGTCCCCGCTGCGGGCCACCGACCTTCGCGGCCTGCCACCCGCTCTGGTGGTCACCGCCGAGTTCGACCTGCTGCGCGACGAGGGTGCCGCGTACGCCGAGGCCCTCGCCGCCGCGGGGGTCGCGGCGCGCCACCTGCCGGCGCGCGGTCAAGTGCACACGTCGGTCGGGATGGTCGACGTGGTGCTCTCCGGCGCCCCGGTGCGCGCCGAGATGGCCGAGGCACTGCGCGGGTTCTTCAGCGACGCGCGCTGA
- a CDS encoding alpha/beta hydrolase, whose translation MQLASTDGVTVALHDLGGRGDPLLIAHATGFCGQVYAPLAAELAGHFRVWALDFRAHGDSSAPVGRDADGSWPGLHWHKMADDFDAAVDELGGGPLAVFGHSLGGACALLAEARRPGLLRWAHVFEPIVFPSGFEGPHTTPLAEAAARRRRVFPARGDAMMRYASKPPLGLLRADCLHAYVTHGFRELPDGTVELKCSPEHEAAVFRGTGAITNDDITAVQVPVTVSTGTAEDTPANLAEGQVASLPNARLVRLAGLGHFGPLQDPVTVATHVLATARDVGA comes from the coding sequence GTGCAACTCGCATCCACCGATGGCGTCACCGTCGCGCTCCACGACCTCGGGGGGCGCGGCGACCCGCTCCTCATCGCCCATGCCACCGGCTTCTGCGGCCAGGTGTACGCCCCGCTCGCCGCCGAGCTGGCCGGGCACTTCCGGGTGTGGGCGCTCGACTTCCGGGCACACGGTGACTCGTCGGCACCGGTCGGGCGCGACGCCGACGGCAGTTGGCCGGGCCTGCACTGGCACAAGATGGCCGACGACTTCGACGCCGCGGTGGACGAGCTCGGCGGTGGGCCGCTCGCGGTCTTCGGACACTCGCTCGGCGGAGCGTGCGCGTTGCTCGCCGAAGCCCGCCGCCCCGGCCTGCTGCGTTGGGCGCACGTGTTCGAGCCGATCGTGTTCCCCTCCGGCTTCGAGGGGCCGCACACGACGCCGCTGGCAGAAGCCGCGGCCCGCCGCCGGCGCGTCTTCCCCGCGAGAGGCGACGCGATGATGCGCTACGCCTCCAAGCCACCACTCGGGCTGCTGCGCGCCGACTGCCTGCACGCTTACGTGACCCATGGCTTTCGCGAACTGCCCGATGGCACCGTGGAGTTGAAGTGCTCACCCGAGCACGAGGCAGCCGTGTTCAGGGGAACGGGCGCGATCACGAACGACGACATCACCGCAGTGCAGGTGCCGGTGACGGTGTCCACCGGGACGGCCGAAGATACGCCGGCGAACCTCGCCGAGGGCCAAGTCGCATCGTTGCCGAACGCGCGGCTCGTGCGCCTGGCGGGGCTCGGTCACTTCGGCCCGTTGCAGGACCCGGTGACGGTCGCCACGCACGTCCTCGCCACCGCTCGCGACGTCGGCGCTTGA
- a CDS encoding thioesterase family protein: protein MPETDFFSPTDDGLLVPRPSARGPWSPDMLHGRLLVGLAAWAVERDHGGDGFLPVRLTVDLYRSPAMKPVTVTTELVRSGGRVRAADAIISVDGVDVARASALLLRRSEAVADDAPMTAPWDAPPPATDSGATGLSADVAFDVRPAGEHGFGAPGPGPRRMWLRDRGRLVAGVELTPYVRAALCADFSSPLANSTPEGLDYINADAALYLARLPTSEWIGIETHDRVVADGVSVAQSVLHDDAGPIGWASACAVLTARMDRPQQ, encoded by the coding sequence GTGCCTGAGACCGACTTCTTCTCGCCCACCGATGACGGCCTCCTCGTCCCCCGGCCGAGCGCCCGCGGACCGTGGTCGCCGGACATGTTGCACGGCAGGCTGCTCGTCGGGCTCGCCGCGTGGGCCGTCGAGCGAGACCACGGGGGCGACGGCTTCCTACCCGTACGGCTGACCGTCGACCTGTACCGCTCACCGGCGATGAAGCCCGTGACGGTGACGACCGAGCTGGTGCGCTCCGGTGGCCGCGTGCGCGCCGCCGACGCCATCATCTCCGTGGACGGTGTCGACGTGGCGCGGGCCTCGGCGTTGCTGTTGCGGCGCAGCGAGGCGGTCGCCGACGACGCACCAATGACGGCTCCGTGGGACGCCCCGCCCCCCGCCACCGACAGCGGAGCGACCGGTTTGTCGGCAGACGTCGCCTTCGACGTCCGCCCGGCAGGCGAGCACGGCTTCGGTGCGCCCGGCCCCGGTCCACGCCGGATGTGGCTGCGCGATCGGGGCCGGCTCGTCGCCGGTGTCGAGCTGACGCCTTACGTGCGCGCCGCGCTGTGCGCCGACTTCTCCAGCCCGCTCGCGAACAGCACGCCCGAGGGCCTCGACTACATCAACGCCGACGCCGCGCTCTACCTCGCCCGGCTCCCGACGAGTGAGTGGATCGGCATCGAGACGCACGACCGTGTCGTCGCGGACGGCGTGTCGGTGGCGCAGTCGGTGCTGCACGACGACGCCGGCCCGATCGGGTGGGCGAGCGCGTGCGCGGTGCTGACGGCGCGCATGGACCGTCCCCAGCAGTAG
- a CDS encoding MBL fold metallo-hydrolase: MEVVWLGHATTEVHLGRTRFVTDPVLRDRVAHLRRRRGTVSLAPGPVDAVLLSHLHHDHLDLPSLRQLPPGTPLVVPRGAARLVAAAAPGDVVEMSPGDSIVVAGVRVTAVPADHYSGRGLSRAKGAPLGFVLAGDAGTVYFPGDTDLHPVMAELPAPDVALLPIWGWGRAIGPGHLDPERAAQAAALLRARSVLPVHWGTFSPVGVRAGAPRWLDEPADRFAEAMRRHAPETTLHLVLPGADAVSIDRGADRYPRPGA, from the coding sequence ATAGAGGTCGTCTGGCTCGGCCACGCGACCACCGAGGTGCACCTCGGCCGAACTCGCTTCGTCACCGATCCCGTGCTGCGCGACCGGGTGGCGCACCTGCGCCGTCGCCGCGGCACGGTCTCGCTCGCTCCCGGCCCGGTCGACGCGGTGCTGCTGTCGCACCTGCACCACGACCATCTCGACCTGCCCTCGCTGCGGCAGCTGCCGCCGGGAACACCGCTCGTCGTGCCCCGCGGCGCGGCGCGCCTCGTCGCCGCCGCCGCGCCGGGCGACGTCGTCGAGATGTCTCCGGGTGACTCGATCGTCGTCGCCGGGGTGCGGGTCACCGCCGTCCCGGCCGACCACTACTCCGGGCGTGGGCTCAGCCGTGCCAAGGGCGCACCGCTCGGGTTCGTGCTGGCCGGCGACGCAGGGACCGTCTACTTCCCCGGCGACACCGATCTGCACCCGGTGATGGCCGAGCTCCCGGCGCCGGACGTGGCGCTGCTGCCGATCTGGGGTTGGGGCCGCGCGATCGGCCCCGGTCATCTCGACCCCGAGCGCGCCGCACAGGCGGCGGCGCTGCTGCGCGCCCGCTCCGTGCTGCCCGTCCATTGGGGCACGTTCAGCCCGGTCGGCGTCCGAGCGGGTGCTCCCCGGTGGCTCGACGAGCCGGCCGATCGCTTCGCGGAGGCGATGCGACGCCACGCGCCCGAGACGACCCTGCACTTGGTGCTACCCGGTGCGGACGCCGTCTCCATCGATCGGGGAGCGGATCGCTACCCTCGCCCGGGTGCCTGA
- a CDS encoding TIGR04053 family radical SAM/SPASM domain-containing protein yields MTATTRPAHPVRRLHQNVEERPFIVIWEVTRACALVCAHCRADSVHHRHPLELSTADGKRLLDDLASYGAPHPMVVLTGGDPFERPDLAELVAYGTEIGLHMSLSPSVTPRLTREVLTEMRAAGAHAVSLSLDGASAATHDGFRGVRGVYEATLQAAAHVRAAGLRLQVNTTVTRANVHELPAVLSTVVGFDAALWSVFFLVPTGRGELLQPLNAGEVEEVLHWLHDVSDIVAVKSTEAPHFRRVAIQRAQVDDVDLAFAPGPLRTELRAATSALLGDAPRSHRPRPPLDVNAGRGFAFVDHLGSVYPSGFLPVVAGSVREQPFSTVYRDSALLRSLRDAERLGGRCGRCEFNKVCGGSRSHAFAVFGDPLAEDPSCLYEPSN; encoded by the coding sequence ATGACCGCGACCACCCGCCCCGCGCACCCGGTGCGCAGACTGCACCAGAACGTGGAGGAGCGGCCGTTCATCGTGATCTGGGAGGTGACGCGGGCCTGCGCGCTGGTGTGTGCCCACTGCCGGGCCGACTCCGTGCACCACCGTCACCCGCTGGAGCTGTCCACCGCCGACGGCAAGCGGCTGCTCGACGACCTGGCCTCATACGGTGCACCGCACCCGATGGTGGTGCTCACCGGCGGTGACCCGTTCGAGCGCCCCGACCTGGCCGAGCTCGTGGCCTACGGCACCGAGATCGGGCTGCACATGTCGCTCTCGCCGTCGGTCACTCCGCGCCTCACCCGCGAGGTGCTCACCGAGATGCGCGCCGCCGGGGCGCACGCCGTGTCACTGTCGCTCGACGGTGCAAGCGCGGCCACCCACGACGGCTTCCGCGGAGTGCGCGGGGTCTACGAGGCGACGCTGCAGGCAGCAGCGCACGTTCGGGCGGCGGGGCTGCGCCTGCAGGTGAACACCACGGTCACGCGGGCGAACGTGCACGAGCTGCCGGCCGTGCTCAGCACCGTCGTCGGGTTCGACGCGGCGCTGTGGAGCGTCTTCTTCCTGGTGCCGACGGGCCGCGGTGAGCTGCTCCAACCGCTCAATGCCGGCGAGGTGGAAGAGGTGCTGCACTGGCTGCACGACGTATCCGACATCGTCGCGGTGAAGTCCACCGAGGCACCGCACTTCCGCCGAGTCGCCATCCAGCGCGCTCAGGTGGACGACGTCGACCTCGCGTTCGCGCCCGGCCCGCTGCGCACCGAGCTCCGCGCAGCGACGTCCGCGCTGCTCGGTGACGCGCCACGCAGCCACCGGCCGCGCCCGCCGCTCGACGTGAACGCCGGGCGCGGGTTCGCCTTCGTCGACCACCTCGGCTCGGTTTACCCGAGCGGCTTCCTGCCGGTCGTCGCCGGTTCGGTGCGCGAACAGCCGTTCAGCACCGTCTACCGCGACTCCGCCCTGCTGCGTTCGCTGCGTGACGCCGAGCGACTCGGCGGACGGTGCGGAAGGTGCGAGTTCAACAAGGTGTGCGGCGGATCGCGCTCGCACGCCTTCGCGGTGTTCGGCGATCCGCTCGCCGAAGACCCCTCGTGCCTCTACGAACCCTCGAACTAG
- a CDS encoding helix-turn-helix domain-containing protein produces MTEPLLHQARALGDPTRLAVFEYLGRAPGPVGIGELTAHFGFNHNAIRQHLAKLVEAGLVTRETSAPKGPGRPALRFRPTPGAAERWDAASPYEELATMLVAVARGADPRDVGREAGRRLAAEHGSGSDALEVLEALTRRLGFEPHREEDEGVSIVLDRCPFVAAAEAAPEIVCELHRGLAVGVTESFAGSGGLGVSVTDLVIEPPATAGCRLQLELTEPSRPGR; encoded by the coding sequence TTGACCGAGCCGCTGCTCCACCAGGCCCGCGCGCTCGGCGACCCGACGCGCCTCGCGGTGTTCGAGTACCTCGGACGCGCACCGGGACCGGTCGGCATCGGCGAGCTCACCGCGCACTTCGGGTTCAACCACAACGCCATCCGCCAGCACCTCGCGAAGTTGGTCGAGGCCGGCCTCGTCACCCGCGAGACCAGCGCACCGAAGGGCCCGGGGCGCCCCGCGCTGCGCTTCCGGCCCACCCCCGGTGCCGCCGAGCGTTGGGACGCGGCCAGCCCGTACGAGGAGCTGGCAACGATGCTCGTCGCGGTGGCGCGGGGCGCCGACCCGCGCGACGTCGGCCGGGAGGCGGGACGACGGCTGGCTGCCGAGCACGGCTCCGGGTCCGACGCGTTGGAGGTGCTCGAGGCCCTCACCCGCCGCCTCGGGTTCGAGCCCCACCGTGAAGAGGATGAAGGCGTGTCGATCGTGCTCGACCGCTGCCCGTTCGTCGCGGCGGCCGAGGCCGCGCCGGAGATCGTCTGCGAGCTCCACCGCGGGCTCGCCGTCGGCGTCACCGAGTCCTTCGCCGGCAGTGGCGGGCTCGGCGTCTCTGTCACCGATCTCGTGATCGAGCCACCCGCAACGGCGGGATGTCGGTTGCAGCTGGAGCTCACCGAGCCGAGCAGGCCGGGCCGTTAG
- a CDS encoding DUF59 domain-containing protein → MSTAAKDENGIVADALRTVWDPELGIDVVSLGLVYDIRCTGDVVEVDMTLTTPGCPVSEQLPAEATHAIAAVLPDRHVVVNTVWDPPWSPARLSDEAKAQLGFSR, encoded by the coding sequence ATGAGCACCGCGGCGAAGGACGAGAACGGCATCGTCGCCGATGCACTGCGCACGGTATGGGACCCAGAGCTCGGCATCGACGTCGTCTCGCTCGGGTTGGTGTACGACATCCGTTGCACCGGCGACGTCGTCGAGGTGGACATGACGCTCACCACACCCGGATGCCCGGTGTCCGAACAGCTCCCGGCCGAGGCCACACACGCGATCGCGGCAGTTCTGCCTGATCGCCACGTCGTGGTGAACACCGTCTGGGACCCACCGTGGAGCCCGGCCCGTCTCTCCGACGAGGCAAAGGCCCAGCTCGGGTTTTCCCGTTGA
- a CDS encoding VOC family protein, producing the protein MGQILGQICINVSDLERAVSFWEGVCGIPVQSRTDIPGVREAVLQAPEGGSRLQLAQHLDQTGPVDMGTAMWKLYVNTSDCQALYDRAVEAGCEAVRPPERLDRWPVTVAFVNDFDGYLIELIEYHEGTPRGVPDPKDS; encoded by the coding sequence ATGGGCCAGATTCTCGGCCAGATCTGCATCAACGTCAGCGACCTGGAGCGGGCGGTCTCGTTCTGGGAGGGGGTGTGCGGCATCCCGGTGCAGAGCCGCACCGACATCCCCGGCGTGCGCGAAGCCGTCCTCCAGGCGCCAGAAGGCGGCTCACGCTTGCAGCTCGCCCAGCATCTCGACCAGACCGGGCCGGTCGACATGGGAACTGCGATGTGGAAGCTCTACGTGAACACGAGCGACTGCCAGGCGCTCTACGACCGCGCCGTAGAAGCAGGATGCGAGGCGGTGCGGCCACCGGAGCGGCTCGATCGCTGGCCCGTCACCGTTGCGTTCGTCAACGACTTCGACGGTTACCTGATCGAGCTCATCGAGTACCACGAGGGCACACCCCGAGGGGTGCCCGACCCGAAGGACTCCTGA